Proteins from a single region of Bacilli bacterium:
- a CDS encoding 2-oxoacid:ferredoxin oxidoreductase subunit beta has protein sequence MATYKDFRNNVKPNWCPGCGDYSVQAAIQRACANVGLEPEQLAIISGIGCSGRISGYVNCYGFHAIHGRALPIAQGLKMANRDLTVIASGGDGDGFAIGMAHTIHAIRRNIDITYIIMDNQIYGLTKGQTSPRSAAGFVTKSTPTGSVEQALMPLELALSAGATFVAQSFSSNLKQLTELIEAAIHHKGFSIVNVFSPCVTFNKVNTYDWFKEHIVDVNGFPDYDPSDRKMALNKLIETNGLVTGLLYQDKERKSYQDLLNGYREEPLVKQNIQLTEEEFNKLVKEFV, from the coding sequence ATGGCGACCTATAAAGATTTCCGCAATAATGTGAAACCGAACTGGTGCCCGGGTTGCGGCGACTATTCCGTGCAGGCCGCTATCCAAAGAGCTTGCGCAAACGTAGGGCTGGAGCCGGAACAACTGGCGATCATTTCCGGGATCGGATGTTCGGGGCGCATTTCCGGTTATGTGAATTGCTACGGCTTTCACGCCATTCACGGCCGGGCGTTGCCGATTGCGCAAGGCTTGAAAATGGCCAACCGCGATTTGACGGTAATCGCCTCCGGCGGCGACGGCGACGGTTTTGCCATCGGAATGGCCCATACGATTCACGCAATCCGCCGCAATATCGATATTACTTATATTATTATGGATAACCAGATTTACGGGTTGACCAAAGGGCAAACTTCGCCGCGCAGCGCGGCCGGGTTCGTTACCAAGAGCACCCCGACGGGATCGGTCGAACAAGCGCTCATGCCGCTTGAATTGGCGCTTTCAGCCGGAGCGACGTTTGTGGCGCAATCGTTCTCCAGCAACTTAAAACAACTGACCGAACTGATCGAAGCGGCTATCCACCATAAAGGTTTTTCCATCGTCAATGTGTTCAGCCCTTGCGTCACGTTCAACAAAGTGAACACATACGATTGGTTCAAGGAGCATATTGTTGACGTCAACGGATTCCCGGATTACGATCCGTCCGACCGCAAGATGGCGTTGAACAAATTGATTGAAACAAACGGTCTCGTGACCGGCCTGCTTTATCAGGACAAAGAAAGAAAAAGCTATCAGGATCTGCTGAACGGTTACCGCGAAGAGCCATTGGTGAAACAAAACATCCAATTAACCGAAGAGGAATTCAACAAGCTCGTTAAAGAGTTTGTTTAA